CCGGTCGACCGAAGAGATTTGTGTGGGCGCCGTGAGAGCATTCCGAGGGAACAGTCGAATGTTCCACAGAGGAGCTAGGATTCAAATGCTTTCGAACATATCGAGTGAGGATTCGTAAAACATTTCAAGTAATATGAGTTCTATAAATAGAACATGGAAAACCTCTAAATTCTTTTCGTTTCTCTTTGCTGGTTATTTCGTCTCTAAAactcattgtaattttaaagtgattaataaataattatatccgAATTATGAAAACGTCTACTCGCACCCTGCACGCTGACTGCtctgttggtgcggtggcttggCAACCGGCTACCGCTCAACGTGTAGCACGATCAATTCCAGCAcagagcaagtctttgtgtgatccacaaatgttgtttcggatctgggtgcaatgtgtatgtgtacgtgcacccacgacacaggagaaaatactagtgtaggTCAAcgttacataaaacaaaaaacttgtGACCCAAACTGGCTCAAAACGATGCAGCGGTAACCAGTGCAGCAATGCAAgaacatctaaataaaataactatcaagcaaataaaaaactaaataaaaaatatagatatagacaTTCTCTCATAAAAGCTTACAAGTCTTATAACCGACCCTGACATAAACATGCCCTTGGAGTTTCTAAAgtcttagaaaatatttgtcgTGACATCGTCGTCGAACCTCGCGCCTTGGGACCCATATCTTTCTTTTGAAGGTCACAAAATATCTTATTGCTCTGAGCCAACCATTTTTTACATGTTTCCCAGGAATTgtatgaattttaaaagacCTATTTCCATGAAGCTCTTGGAAATATTGTTGGGAAATTGTGTGTAGCCACGAGTaacatatcgacggttaaaaggaaaaaagtcaaaaagtcaaaaagttaaaagtcaaaaatttgtttattatgctactctacgtaaaatttttcgctctttcgaatgcgtttgctctcatggctctacgatgacaaaaaaaaaaacattttcctagtattctatcgaagaccgacgagtttaaacggctctcctgaacatttaattttttgtcgcttataccctatttcctttaaccgtcgatattattatgattatgttcGCAGCCGGTTAAAATAAATCCGGGTAATATACCTAGAGACTGTGGTACTAAGAgattaacgcccgaatactgaatcgctacttaattttatgtaCGGAGCCATTAAGTTGTTGACTATCTCATACTAAAAGCGGTAATGTTGCTTATAATAACAGCAGTTATTAAAGGGTTGGTACTTCCCGAAGGCTGTCCAGCTttattatcaataatattaattatataataatgataattgtGAGCACTGAGAAGTTctttatgattaaaattaaaattattaaactttccataattaataatgaaacaCAAGTgacttctcgcacggagaaggtttgggcATTAATCACAACGCTCACTCAATGCCGgatagcgatttcaaactcataattagaaattataagcaaaGGTTTGTTTACGATTTTTTCTTTCACCGTATGTCAGTGGCGACTAAATAATCtgagaaagtacatataactcgggaaATGTCGATGTGGAGTTGGTCGCATATATTATAAACGAATAAAAGTACAATATTCGTAGAAGGCACGACTCAACCCCTTCAACTAAAAAACAAGGGTGACACTATGATAGGTAGTtagctatttatatttttcacatGCCACAATTTTATATGAGCactagggattgcaatccggtatcattttcaatccggccggatttcaccggattgatgctaatccggccggatccgtccggatccggccggattttaaagttacttagggcctagtatttagtgtgttttagttttgataataatgtataaaaagaaaataaaatacgtatttatggaaaataaaatcacttttaattatattttttggtattcattgtaatttttggtactatttgtactaaattGGTACTATTTGgagaaaattatgaaactatttttaataataaactaatcagtctgactctcacttattgctgtacctatttatgtaagtatcagaaagtacttaagtaataataatactattaaactcttattaataatctacacagttatataacaaaacaatcttttaaatttgtacttataaaatcaacaacttcagttcataatcctaagaaacaaaacaagaagcatttattttttgcaatgcaaaattcaaatgaaaattactagtctgcttctgatggcactacaaatataGCCTCTCTGCCTCAACACTAGTTGGCCTaatcgccatcaagtaactgtTTTTTGCTTAACCGGATCCGCCACCGGATCCGGCGCCGACTCACCGGATCCGGTAGGTACAAAAAcacgccggatccgccggattaccggatccgccggaccggattgcaatccctaatgAGCACAGTCAAACCCGGATATTCATATTCAACGGCCgcatgtaaataaaactatacgACTACACGTGATATCACTTGCATATTTCATAAACTGTGCAATTCAAATTCACTGCGGGCACAATCCAGCcctgaaataaacataaaaatatgcttaTGCACTGTTTGACTCCAGTTCAACATAGCAAGCCATTTGAACGCAAGCAATGTTGAATTTTAAACTTGGTAAACCAAAGTTTGGTTTTGCTTGCGTATTTTCTTTGCCGAAGCTTTCGACAAATCCCTTTCGGAAGTGTTGTAAAATTTTGGCCATGAAAAAAGCGATACAATTGTACTTATACCTATGTACTGTTGTTTAGTTTTCTTCGTTGATCTTAAACGCGATCGTCGAATCtattttagtaggtacctttagtacgagtttgttttacgttggacgaaaacgaaacgagagcccgctcggcgctctgattggttggttcattcgcgtcggCCAACCAAAGTGCCGAACGTTCAAGAAGGGTGCTGATCGTGGTAGGTAGGTATTGAGATAGTTACATCTAAAATACTCATAAAGAAATTACAAGTAAACTTCTTATAATTTACTACACTTACAAAAATGTTGTACTTTACGCTAATAATGTATGGTATATTAAAGATATTGAGAGCCAAATTGTAAATTGAATACAAGGTCTGAATGATTAAGTAGGTAGGTCATTGGCTCTCAAAGGATTATCCCTTTTTGTCCTTTAAAATTAGATCCCAATGGTATACATACATCTTCATTTGAGATTGTGAAATGACAAATTAATAATCCTTTGAAAAAGATGTGAGTATAGCTAAATAAATAGGTCTGAGAGTGACAGAAAGGAATAATAATTCTTGTAATAAATTGATTTCTACCtgaaattttattgatttgtatgtaaattgagTACATTATCtaatgtaaattttatataaatatcaacGAGCAAATCACGCAGACGCGACGACGTAGCAGTAGGCTTGCGAGTTGCAACGTCGCCGCGtgtgcgcacgctgctcatgatgaagagtccaaatgtgactcgaaactactgTAGTTGAGCTTTACTCTATTAATTTACTCTAcagtctcacgatagttattataaaaatatcaacgaccaaattaaaataaatattcactgTTCTAGAGTTTTAACGTATCCGCTGTTTTCCTGGCCCAGCATAGTTTGTGGTGCGGCAAAGGGACTGTTACATCGAGTGCGGTTCGCCGCCACCCTATTTAGCATTCAGCTGTGCTATGAGAAGGTCCACGGGAAAATCTACATTTTTAATACCGACCGCATCTTTAGCGCGAAATGTTACACTCATAATTTGAATCTAAGTGCCTACAGATGCtgttaaagtttaatttttaaccaacttcacgaacattatttatcttttaagcAGTTTATAGGGGCTGTTTGCTTGTCATTTGGGTTTTGCTCGAGACATTATGCTTGCTTAACGTTTGACATGAAACCTAGTCGAGTTTAATTAAATACGAGTACGTAGACAGTACCAAAAGTTTCTTAGTAACAGTACTAAgggttagtatgagtttgttttacgtttcgaAACGAGAATAACTTTGATTTCGAAAGTCGGTATTTCTCATTATtctttgtttcttatttaatacCTCCGAGTTAAAAGTTATTTAGACCATTTTAGTGTTATGTTTATATAACCGATTACCTAACATAActacctaactctcagaaaaaaattggcTGGTAATAAAAAGAACAGGCTGTATATCTTTCTCTTATCTATCTATAGGTACGTTTATAtattctatctatctatctattaacCTACCTATCTATACATAGGTTTTACATTGTAAGCGgtttaaattaactaactaaGTAATTAATTCAAAGTTCACAGTACTGTATGCAGTTTTACTGTAAGTATATTAATAGCAAGTCTTGTAGTCTTCACTCACACGTGGCCACGTTGCTCTAGCACAACTTTTTGCTCAGCTCTAATTAATTAACCGTAGGAGTTGGCTGCTCCTGATAGCCACTGATAAGTACAAAGAAACTGCTGGCTACATTTCCAGcgtttgttttaaaagttaattacttattttgttgtgtttttttcaCTATAAATACagtacagtgaaacttggttaagtgggacctggataagggAGAAACCTCCACAATTGGAACTCATACCGAGGTCCCAACActttggcactgaattacctctatacTTCCTCATTATAATAATAGGATGGAATCCTCTTTATCTTTTTCGTTCTTTTGATTTATCATTATTGTTAAGTTAGTCTATAACAGAGACAGCAAGTGattttttaatgcataaaccagAGGAACTGAGATAACATCGTTTTATTTGTTGaacgtatttttattcatttataatgtggaTAATAATGATTACAATAACGACAGACAATTaagatgtttataaataatggaAGGACCTGTCAAGTTTGAAGATTAAGGGAAACCTTCTTTTGCAGAGGATGCTCATAATCTATCAGTGGACCGTCCTCTTGGACTGTTCGAACACAATACAACAAGAAGGAGTACGTATATCATTCACCGTCAACAACAACAGatggcttagtatgagtttgtattacgtttaacgagatcgaaacgagaacgcgttcggcgctctgattggccggtgcgaatgaaccaactaacCGAAAGGTAGGTGAACTAATGAATTTTCAAAAGGCACTGCTAATATtccttaaatatattatttatttgtattatttatttttagccgtggtcaTCCCATtgcaggacaaaggcctccctaccttccttccactcctctctgtggagagctttctgtggctaatccttatcgtaggtgCCAAGATCGTCCCGCCATCTCATTCTGAGCCTGGCGCGACGTCtgttgaagttttttttaaggaagaccttttaaaccttttaaaGACCTTttaaactagcagacgtatcacttgatggtaagtaatatCCGCCACCCATggggacacttgaaacaccagaggcgttacaagtgcgttgccggcttttgggggttaggaatttaagggttgttggggaagccGGGAATTGtgaaggggagaattgggcctcccgtACCTCACTCAGAAAACGAAACCCAACGTAACctacgcgttgtttcacgtcggttttctgtgatgccgtggtatcactccggtcgagccggcccattcgtgccgaagcatggctctcccacacttaacacaCACGTTATTCTCTAGACGTTGTTAGACTCAAATATATTACCTGCCCATAAATTCCAGACATAAATCCAGCAATATACTCCCTTCCTCCATATTTAACATGCCGTTTCGATAGCAAAATTGAAACTAAATATTTGCTATGGAAATTGAATATGGTAACGATGACCATTCATCATTGTCTCGAAAattcatttcatattaaacGGACGGACACCACATTTTAATCCGTGTTCGTATATGCGTCTGCATTGAGTTGAGAATATTTCATATCGGCTTTAAAATATGAAGTTTTAAAGACTCTCCGAAAAATGACTATGACACAATTTGAATGAAAAACAAAGttgaattactttttatttacaatgaatgtatttacaaaaatatatataactattatacaataaataataatactatttatcCTTCGTTTGTGCAGTTAACGAAAGCGTTTTGGGCCGCTTTGTACATTCTTCGTCTTGACGATCACTCCTTTATTGGTCCTTCTTTCGGAAGGTCCTTAGGAACTTCCTTGACACCTTAAAAGTGTGTCCAGTATCACATCACAACCAGAACTTTCAGTGAGATTTAACCAATGCGTTTATATGTCTCCTTGTAATCAtgaattcattataatatttgcagGAGCCGTATCGTTCTCACCAAATTAGGTATTAAAGTAGCACTACCTACTGCTTACCATATGAATTATTTCTTCATTATTCAGGTGCTAATTAATATTGTTGCCTCcggaatttatttataacgtcTTCAAAGAGACTCCTGTACGCATGTCGGTATTCATTCGACATTAACACATAGACGATGGGGTTTATACAAGTCCCCAGATATGACAAGAGATGGGCCGACACGTTAGCGTAAGGTTCTGACTTATACTCCTTGTAAACCAATCTTGTCACCATCAATGGCAAATGGGTTAAATTGTAAGATAACATTATCCCAGCGATCATTGCAAACAGTTTTTTGTCTCTCCTTGTCGGTGCCCTTGGTCTTACTTCTTTTATAGTCAGTCTAAACGGTGCTTTGAAGTATTTCTCAAAAGTTTTGTTGTCACGAGGTGTAGAACTGGCACTGCTAGGCGGCGTCTTATCATCGTCAGTTGTACTATTTGTAGGACTTGCAGGATCGAAGCTTATAAGTGTCCTCCCATCAGTTGACGTCTCAGATTGGGTGTGTACTAGAGGTAAATGTGATGGGCGCATTGGTCTAGGATTTTGTCCTCGTGTTTTTTTTGCAGTTTTCATTACCACCCACCAAATTATAGCGTAAGATATAGCTATAGTAAGATAAGGTCCTATGAAGGCGATAGTTAAGAAGTATTTCTTTGGCGAGTTCCCATTTTTGTCTTCAAGCATCGTGCAGAATCCTCCATTAGGTTCCAAATCAAAGCGGCCCCATACTCCGAAGTAAGACGGCAAAAAAAGTGCTGAAGCTAACGTCCAGATGAGGATTAACATCATTGTCATGTTTCTTCTTTTATAAATTCTGAAACAAAGACATAATTCGTTATGAAATAGTTCTTCCACTTTAATAACACATTTATATGTTTTACGTGTATATTCCTGTTACGTACTTGGGGTACCAAAGTGGGTGACACACAATGATATATCTGTTGATGGTGATGGCCAGGACTGTGAAGATGGAGACGGCGTTTAAAGTGAACTTGCAGTAGGCGTACACACGACACATGGTCCATCCGTGGGTCCAGTGTTTCTGCAAGAATGTGATAGCAGTCAGCGGCAGAATCAGGCTGCCGAATATCACATCACATATGTGGAGATTTATTATGAATATTGCTGTCGCATTCCGGACCTGTAAACGTATTGATTATGTATCATTATTACATACTTACAAGGTTTTTGTACTGATACAGTAACAACTTTGTATAAATCTAGTAGACAAGAAAGTTTCTGTTAAGTGGTACAGATAGTGGCGATTCAATAGACCAGATTATGCGAAGGAACCCTTAGGTCCTCATCAAAAATTGGCTGGCTCAATTGAAATATTACgaatttggtaaaaaaaaatcgtcagagaaaataatttatgttagtCGTATTTTCGTGGTTATAGTTTGACTTAATTATGCTTAAGTTTACCCATTTCGGAGAAGGGAAATTTATGTGTTATGCACTATCCTACAATGGACGTCTTGTGACTATGACGGTGATTCATATTGAATACAAATGAATGTAGGAACtactcttaaaaataaaaatgaaaaatacctTTCTGCACCTAGCAAGTGCTATGATAGTAGTGAGATTGCCAGGAATGCCTATGACCATGAAGGCCACACAGCACGCAGAAGCGAAGCCCAGGAGCGTATCAGAATAACACTTGAATAGTTTAACCGATGCTAAATCTTCACCTGACGAATACGACATTCCAAATTTGGCCTTAGTATAATCACACGCCATTTTACACTTTTACACAATGATTGCTACCGATGACGATATTAAAAACACTCCAAATGTGACTGGTTTATTGAATATTACATTTTTGGTTCGTAAGCGGTCTATTCGCTATGGCTATAAAAGTCCTAATGATATTTTCAGTGGCCACAAAGTGTCTTTGAGGCTATAGTGTTTCCACAAGCGAACATAATTCGTTTTCCCTGTGCGTCACATGTAGTGAGATAATGCGGTACCAATATTACATTTGCTTTATAATACAGTGAacattaattcatttaatacTAAGACACCTAAATTTAAACATTTAGTCacttgttttgtaatttaaactcAATTACCTACCATTTAAATGTTACAGGAAAACGTTTTGTTTCATAatcgtttaatatttttaaggtgTCAAGTATCAAAGACGTTCATACAAGTACCTATATCCAATAAAGAGGTATAAACAG
This genomic interval from Spodoptera frugiperda isolate SF20-4 chromosome 6, AGI-APGP_CSIRO_Sfru_2.0, whole genome shotgun sequence contains the following:
- the LOC118267537 gene encoding G-protein coupled receptor moody-like, which produces MACDYTKAKFGMSYSSGEDLASVKLFKCYSDTLLGFASACCVAFMVIGIPGNLTTIIALARCRKVRNATAIFIINLHICDVIFGSLILPLTAITFLQKHWTHGWTMCRVYAYCKFTLNAVSIFTVLAITINRYIIVCHPLWYPKIYKRRNMTMMLILIWTLASALFLPSYFGVWGRFDLEPNGGFCTMLEDKNGNSPKKYFLTIAFIGPYLTIAISYAIIWWVVMKTAKKTRGQNPRPMRPSHLPLVHTQSETSTDGRTLISFDPASPTNSTTDDDKTPPSSASSTPRDNKTFEKYFKAPFRLTIKEVRPRAPTRRDKKLFAMIAGIMLSYNLTHLPLMVTRLVYKEYKSEPYANVSAHLLSYLGTCINPIVYVLMSNEYRHAYRSLFEDVINKFRRQQY